One window of Drosophila busckii strain San Diego stock center, stock number 13000-0081.31 chromosome 3L, ASM1175060v1, whole genome shotgun sequence genomic DNA carries:
- the LOC108598191 gene encoding zinc finger protein 420, whose product MNEGSEYSIHTICRICLDHLSNDPAYDLFLVPGLAKKLCVCTSLSVEQNDGFPKNLCSNCFTKLTELHHFQKMCVDSVQKFHEMVASNYFVCNTSHINPLNTFDELNVATHDPDMGGEEEDRSNFDPLLNTKLEVIENEDDVFKMIENVDKDVEDEDKSSYVESDNGNDNDNDNYDDDVDLEANSSESDEGMPLSRLRSNAKGTAKQKSKKSAPMEEAEDSSSSESSDDDDDDDDDDDENDDKPKRKRIPVSERHRHTLIDCHICHQKFKKAIRYDEHMKHHNDLLPFQCKVESCKKGFTTAGGLRLHVDHAHSELSEVHPCTFEGCGKTFPRSVLLTFHMKKVHKVAKTDTKRHPCTECEKVFRCPTALKKHMYKHTGEELPFACEICGKRFHINSVLRDHLLRHAGVKNHVCPYCGVGKTTRQEWNKHILTHTKEKQFQCRQCDHASHNKQALANHVKVVHMKIKNFACQYCGKTFGKSHACKIHERLHTGENCCECKICGKIFLFEKRLTKHLQTHEKRDIAPAETITKPKTEGDAAQATPSGGQQLAATHDVKPTPVVPPKPKNSHRVERVDISQLAGTAVNPIPSVSVPSWSPQVNFTKKEGQHICPGCGRGFNHIGNMKLHYKIIHEKVKDFACRYCPKRFAKAQYLRNHEYIHTGEKPFECKICGKHFRQEQVLKTHLKVHNKPPKPPKPPKTVNKRGAKVELNKRQPKNYEEYLDPAAERAAATAALLAQQMEENENKRKQEAELRKIQEAACEQLNRLQRQQQTDKASYDSYYGQKSDPEGTSIDSLKIDNV is encoded by the coding sequence ATGAATGAAGGGAGTGAATACTCCATTCACACTATATGTCGCATCTGCTTGGACCATTTGAGCAACGATCCAGCTTACGACTTGTTTCTCGTTCCGGGACTGGCcaaaaagttgtgtgtgtgcacctCACTCTCGGTGGAGCAAAATGATGGATTCCCGAAAAACCTATGCAGCAACTGTTTCACAAAACTTACTGAATTGCACCATTTTCAGAAGATGTGCGTGGACTCCGTGCAGAAATTCCACGAAATGGTTGCCAGCAATTATTTTGTCTGCAACACTTCCCACATTAATCCCCTCAACACTTTTGACGAGCTGAATGTTGCGACACATGATCCGGACATGGGCGGAGAGGAGGAAGACCGCAGCAATTTTGATCCATTGCTAAATACGAAATTGGAAGTCATAGAGAATGAAGACgatgtatttaaaatgattgAAAATGTTGACAAGGATGTGGAGGATGAGGATAAAAGCTCATATGTTGAAAGCGACAATGGCaacgacaatgacaatgaTAATTATGATGACGATGTGGATTTGGAAGCAAACAGCAGTGAATCCGACGAAGGCATGCCCCTCTCACGCTTACGCAGCAACGCAAAAGGCACAGCGAAGCAAAAGTCCAAAAAGAGTGCTCCTATGGAGGAAGCTGAAGACTCCTCCAGCTCAGAGTCCTCagatgacgacgatgatgatgatgatgatgatgatgaaaatgACGATAAGCCAAAACGCAAACGCATTCCCGTATCTGAACGCCACCGGCATACATTAATTGATTGTCACATTTGCCACCAGAAATTCAAGAAGGCTATACGCTATGATGAGCATATGAAGCACCATAACGATTTACTACCATTCCAGTGCAAAGTGGAGTCCTGCAAAAAGGGCTTCACAACTGCTGGTGGGCTGCGCCTTCATGTGGATCATGCGCATTCGGAGCTGTCTGAGGTGCATCCTTGCACTTTTGAGGGTTGCGGCAAGACCTTCCCCCGTTCTGTATTGCTCACCTTCCATATGAAGAAGGTGCACAAAGTAGCCAAAACCGACACTAAAAGACATCCCTGCACAGAATGCGAGAAGGTGTTTCGCTGTCCCACTGCACTCAAGAAGCACATGTATAAACACACAGGAGAGGAGCTGCCATTTGCCTGTGAAATCTGTGGCAAACGGTTTCATATCAACAGTGTGCTAAGAGATCATCTACTGCGCCATGCAGGCGTTAAGAATCACGTTTGCCCCTATTGCGGAGTTGGCAAGACTACTCGCCAGGAGTGGAACAAGCACATTCTGACGCACACTAAGGAGAAGCAGTTCCAGTGCCGTCAATGCGATCATGCCTCACACAACAAACAGGCGCTAGCGAACCATGTCAAAGTGGTGCACATGAAGATCAAGAATTTCGCCTGCCAGTACTGCGGCAAGACCTTTGGCAAGTCCCACGCTTGCAAGATCCACGAGAGACTTCACACAGGCGAGAACTGTTGCGAGTGCAAGATCTGTGGCAAGATATTTCTTTTCGAAAAGCGCCTTACCAAGCATCTGCAAACGCACGAGAAACGCGACATAGCGCCAGCTGAGACGATAACTAAGCCAAAGACCGAAGGTGATGCTGCACAAGCAACTCCAAGCGGGGGTCAACAGTTAGCTGCAACGCATGATGTCAAACCAACACCTGTGGTGCCTCCCAAACCCAAGAATTCGCACAGAGTGGAGCGTGTGGACATATCTCAGTTGGCCGGCACAGCTGTTAACCCAATACCCTCGGTTTCAGTCCCCTCGTGGTCACCGCAAGTGAATTTTACCAAGAAGGAGGGTCAGCACATTTGTCCCGGTTGTGGCCGAGGTTTCAATCACATTGGCAACATGAAACTCCACTACAAGATCATACATGAGAAAGTTAAGGATTTCGCGTGTCGCTACTGTCCGAAGCGTTTTGCCAAGGCACAGTATTTGCGAAACCATGAGTATATTCATACAGGCGAGAAGCCGTTCGAGTGCAAgatttgtggcaagcatttCCGCCAGGAGCAGGtcttaaaaacacatttaaaggTGCACAACAAGCCGCCAAAACCACCAAAGCCGCCAAAAACAGTTAATAAGCGTGGAGCTAAAGTAGAGCTTAATAAACGGCAGCCAAAGAATTATGAGGAATATCTGGATCCAGCTGCGGAACGTGCAGCCGCCACGGCGGCTCTACTAGCTCAGCAAATGGAGGAGAACGAGAACAAACGCAAGCAAGAAGCTGAGCTTCGCAAGATTCAAGAGGCAGCGTGTGAGCAACTAAATCGGTtacaaaggcagcaacaaaccGACAAGGCATCCTATGACAGCTATTATGGGCAGAAATCTGATCCCGAGGGCACAAGCATTGATTCGCTTAAAATAGACAACGTATAA
- the LOC108598634 gene encoding zinc finger protein 28, with product MDERNAYTIHTICRICLNHLENDASYGLFRVPGLAKKLCVCTSLSVEDQDGFPENICTTCYSKLEDLHNFQKMCVDSVQKFNEMVAKNCFTCNTPPINSIDLLNIDRREVDGEEEDHVNFDPLLNTKVEIVESEDHLLNMIENVDKETEEKDNNSSIHSDNDIDDDVDFEVNSSDSDEAMPLARLRKSVRAKTKQKSKRRTAKNETYDSSRSDSSDNDKERIGDNDKASIKPNINCHICHQKFKTVVLYEEHMKQHQDMLPFQCKVESCRKGFTTASGLRLHVDHAHAELSEVHPCTVEGCNQKFPRSRTLTIHMKKEHNIIKEPTKEYPCAACTKVFRCPMALKKHTYRHTGEELPHPCNICGKRFPTNSALKDHLMRHAGVKNHVCPYCGVAKTTRQELNGHVLIHSKEKKFKCELCDHATHNKASLGNHVKVVHMKIKNFACQFCGRTFGKSNACKVHERLHTAENCSECKICGRKFLFEKLLTRHLQMHEKRAANPPKTKSKVKVHAAQSTENEHQQLLNVPSEKPSLEHLPVPVPPKPKNSNRVERVDISQLAGTAVNPIPSVAVPSWSPQIDFSNKEGEHVCPDCGKILNSVSGLKLHYKVVHAKIKDFACRYCPMRFGRSQYLRNHERIHTGEKPFECTICGQCFRQLQVLKTHMKVHNKEPKPPKPPKPQMTRRRRVPTSNRGPKIELNKGKAKNFEEYQDPAAECAAASAALLAKQIEKNENKRKEEAEQRKIQEAASEQLSQLNMLMQLQK from the coding sequence atggaTGAGCGGAATGCTTACACCATACATACAATATGCCGAATTTGTCTGAACCACTTGGAGAACGATGCCAGCTACGGTCTATTCCGGGTCCCAGGACTGGCTAAAAAGCTGTGTGTATGCACATCTCTCTCTGTGGAGGATCAGGATGGCTTTccagaaaatatttgcaccaCCTGTTACAGCAAACTTGAAGACTTGCACAACTTTCAAAAGATGTGCGTGGACTCAGTGCAAAAATTCAACGAAATGGTGGCCAAGAACTGTTTTACCTGCAACACGCCGCCGATCAATAGCATTGATTTGCTCAACATCGACAGACGTGAAGTAGATGGTGAGGAGGAGGACCACGTTAACTTTGATCCACTGTTGAATACCAAAGTAGAGATTGTTGAGAGTGAGGACCATTTGTTAAATATGATTGAGAATGTCGACAAAGAAACAGAGGAAAAGGATAATAACTCTTCTATTCACAGCGATAATGAtattgatgatgatgttgatttTGAAGTCAACAGCAGTGACTCGGACGAAGCCATGCCCCTTGCACGATTACGCAAAAGTGTTAGAGCcaagacaaaacaaaagtccAAACGGAGAACTGCCAAGAATGAAACGTATGATTCTTCAAGATCAGATTCATCAGATAATGACAAAGAGCGTATTGGGGATAACGATAAGGCAAGCATTAAACCAAATATTAACTGTCACATTTGCCATCAGAAATTTAAGACGGTCGTACTCTACGAGGAGCACATGAAGCAACACCAGGATATGTTGCCTTTCCAATGTAAAGTTGAAAGCTGTCGCAAAGGTTTCACGACGGCAAGCGGATTGCGCCTTCATGTGGATCATGCACACGCCGAGCTGTCTGAAGTGCACCCCTGCACCGTTGAGGGCTGTAACCAAAAGTTTCCGCGCAGTCGAACGCTCACAATTCATATGAAGAAAGAACACAACATAATCAAAGAGCCAACCAAGGAATATCCATGTGCTGCGTGTACAAAAGTATTCCGTTGTCCCATGGCGCTCAAGAAGCACACGTACAGACACACAGGCGAGGAATTACCCCATCCTTGTAACATTTGCGGCAAGCGCTTTCCTACGAATAGTGCACTCAAAGATCATCTCATGCGGCATGCGGGCGTCAAGAATCATGTTTGTCCTTACTGCGGCGTAGCCAAAACTACGCGTCAAGAGTTGAATGGACACGTATTGATACACAGCAAGGAGAAAAAGTTTAAGTGCGAGCTGTGCGATCATGCCACCCACAATAAGGCGTCACTCGGCAACCATGTCAAGGTGGTGCATATGAAGATTAAGAACTTTGCCTGCCAGTTTTGCGGCAGAACTTTTGGTAAATCTAACGCTTGCAAGGTCCACGAGAGACTTCACACAGCCGAAAATTGTTCGGAGTGTAAGATTTGTGGCAGAAAATTCCTATTCGAAAAGCTCCTTACCAGGCATCTACAGATGCACGAGAAACGTGCAGCTAACCCTCCAAAAACTAAATCCAAGGTCAAAGTTCATGCAGCGCAGTCAACTGAAAATGAGCACCAACAGTTATTGAATGTGCCAAGCGAGAAACCTTCGCTTGAGCATCTTCCTGTTCCTGTACCTCCAAAGCCAAAGAATTCAAACAGAGTGGAGCGGGTGGACATATCCCAATTAGCTGGTACAGCTGTCAACCCCATACCCTCCGTTGCAGTGCCGTCGTGGTCACCGCAAATTGACTTCTCCAACAAAGAGGGTGAACACGTTTGCCCTGACTGCgggaaaattttaaattccgTTAGTGGATTGAAACTCCACTACAAAGTTGTACATGCCAAGATTAAGGACTTTGCCTGCCGCTACTGTCCTATGCGTTTTGGCAGATCGCAGTATCTCCGTAATCATGAGCGTATTCATACTGGAGAGAAACCATTTGAGTGCACGATTTGTGGCCAGTGCTTTCGTCAACTGCAGGTATTGAAAACTCATATGAAAGTACACAATAAGGAGCCGAAGCCACCAAAGCCGCCAAAGCCGCAGATGACACGTAGGCGACGAGTACCAACATCTAATCGTGGGCCTAAAATTGAGCTAAACAAGGGCAAGGCAAAAAATTTCGAAGAGTACCAGGATCCAGCTGCCGAGTGTGCAGCCGCATCAGCTGCTCTGCTGGCTAAGCAGATCGAGAAGAACGAGAACAAACGAAAAGAAGAGGCTGAGCAGCGAAAGATTCAAGAAGCTGCGAGTGAGCAGCTAAGTCAACTTAATATGCTTATGCAGCTTCAAAAGTAA
- the LOC117134616 gene encoding zinc finger protein 26-like, whose amino-acid sequence MKEKGVYSIHTLCRICLKQVDETAHGLFLVPGLAKKLCVCSSLSVEQDDGFPENICTSCYSKLDDLHNFQKMCVDSVQKFNEMVAKNCFTCNTPPINSIDVVNIDRREVDGEEEDHVNFDPLLNTKLEIVESEAHLLNMIENVDKETVEKDNNSSIHSDNDIDDDVDFEVNSSDSDEAMPLARLRKSVRAKTKQKTKRRTTKNKTYDSSSSESSDNEKHVLGDDDKASIKPNINCHICHQKFKTVVLYEEHMNQHQDLLPFQCNVESCRKGFTTASGLRLHVNHAHAEHAEVHVCSVEGCNQTFLHSRTLTIHLKKEHNIIKEPTKEYPCAACTKVFRCPMALKKHTYRHTGEELPHPCNICGKRFPTNSALKDHLMRHAGVKNHVCPYCGVAKTTRQELNGHVLIHSKEKKFKCELCDHATHNKASLGNHVKVVHMKIKNFACQFCGRTFGKSNACKVHERLHTAENCSECKICGKKFLFEKFLTRHLQMHEKRAANPPKTKSKPKVNAAPPIKNEHQQLMDAPSEPLPVPVPPKPKNSNRVERVDISQLAGTSVNPIPSVAVPSWSPQIDFSNKEGEHVCPDCGKSLSSISGLKLHYKVVHAKIKDFACRFCPKRFGRSQHLRNHERTHTGERPFECKICGQWFRQREVLKTHLRVHNKEPRQPKPPKLQKPRKGRVPKSNRGRKIELNKGKPKNYEEYQDPAAECAAASAALLAKQIEKNENKRKEEAEMRKIQEAASEQLSQLNMLMQLQK is encoded by the coding sequence atgaaagaaaaaggCGTATATTCCATACATACATTATGCCGCATCTGCCTAAAGCAAGTAGATGAGACCGCACATGGCTTATTCCTGGTGCCAGGCTTGGCCAAGAAATTGTGTGTATGCAGCTCTCTGTCCGTGGAGCAGGATGATGGCTTTCCTGAAAACATTTGCACCAGTTGTTACAGTAAACTTGACGACTTGCACAACTTTCAAAAGATGTGCGTGGACTCAGTGCAAAAGTTCAACGAAATGGTGGCCAAGAACTGTTTTACCTGCAACACGCCGCCCATCAATAGTATTGATGTGGTCAACATCGACAGACGTGAAGTAGATGGCGAGGAAGAGGATCACGTTAACTTTGATCCACTGTTGAATACCAAATTAGAGATTGTTGAGAGTGAGGCCCATTTGTTAAATATGATTGAAAATGTCGACAAAGAAACAGTGGAAAAGGATAATAACTCTTCTATTCACAGCGATAATGATATTGACGATGATGTTGATTTTGAAGTCAACAGCAGTGACTCGGACGAAGCCATGCCCCTTGCACGATTACGCAAAAGTGTTAGAGCcaagacaaaacaaaagaccAAACGGAGAactaccaaaaataaaacatatgaTTCTTCCAGCTCAGAGTCCTCAGATAATGAAAAACATGTTCTTGGGGATGACGATAAGGCAAGCATTAAGCCAAATATTAACTGTCACATTTGCCATCAGAAATTTAAGACGGTCGTACTCTACGAAGAGCACATGAATCAACACCAAGATTTGTTGCCTTTCCAATGCAATGTTGAAAGCTGTCGAAAAGGTTTCACGACGGCAAGTGGCTTGCGCCTTCATGTGAATCATGCACACGCCGAACACGCTGAAGTGCACGTCTGCAGCGTTGAGGGCTGTAACCAAACTTTTTTGCACAGTCGAACGCTCACAATCCATTTGAAGAAAGAACACAACATAATCAAAGAGCCAACCAAGGAATATCCATGTGCTGCGTGTACAAAAGTATTCCGTTGTCCCATGGCGCTCAAGAAGCACACGTACAGACACACAGGCGAGGAATTACCCCATCCTTGTAACATTTGCGGCAAGCGCTTTCCTACGAATAGTGCACTCAAAGATCATCTCATGCGGCATGCGGGCGTCAAGAATCATGTTTGTCCTTACTGCGGCGTAGCCAAAACTACGCGTCAAGAGTTGAATGGACACGTATTAATACACAGCAAGGAGAAAAAGTTTAAGTGCGAGCTGTGCGATCATGCCACCCACAATAAGGCGTCACTCGGCAACCATGTCAAGGTGGTGCATATGAAGATTAAGAACTTCGCCTGCCAGTTTTGCGGCAGAACTTTTGGTAAATCTAACGCTTGCAAGGTCCACGAGAGACTTCACACAGCCGAAAATTGTTCGGAGTGTAAGATCTGTGGCAAGAAATTCCTTTTCGAAAAGTTCCTAACCAGGCATCTACAGATGCACGAAAAGCGTGCAGCTAATCCTCCAAAAACTAAATCCAAGCCCAAAGTCAATGCTGCGCCGCCAATTAAAAATGAGCACCAACAGTTAATGGATGCGCCAAGCGAGCCTCTTCCTGTTCCTGTACCTCCAAAGCCAAAGAATTCAAACAGAGTGGAGCGGGTGGACATATCCCAATTAGCTGGTACATCTGTCAATCCCATACCATCCGTGGCAGTGCCGTCGTGGTCACCGCAAATTGACTTCTCCAACAAAGAGGGTGAACACGTTTGTCCTGACTGCGGGAAAAGTTTGAGTTCCATAAGCGGGTTGAAACTACACTACAAAGTTGTACATGCCAAAATAAAGGATTTTGCCTGTCGCTTTTGTCCAAAGCGCTTTGGCAGGTCACAGCACCTGCGTAATCATGAGCGTACTCATACGGGAGAAAGGCCATTCGAGTGTAAGATTTGTGGCCAGTGGTTCCGTCAACGGGAGGTTTTAAAAACGCATCTGAGGGTGCACAATAAAGAGCCGAGGCAACCAAAGCCACCAAAACTACAAAAGCCACGAAAGGGACGAGTACCGAAATCTAATCGTGGCCGAAAAATTGAGCTGAACAAGGGGAAGCCAAAGAATTACGAAGAGTACCAGGATCCAGCTGCCGAGTGTGCAGCCGCATCTGCTGCTCTGCTAGCTAAGCAGATCGAAAAGAACGAAAACAAACGAAAGGAGGAGGCTGAGATGCGGAAGATTCAAGAAGCGGCGAGTGAGCAGCTAAGTCAACTAAATATGCTTATGCAGCTTCAAAAGTAA
- the LOC108600450 gene encoding zinc finger protein 714-like: MDEGRAYYIHTLCRICLNHLENDAAYGLFLVSGLAKKLCVCTSLSVELDDGFPENICTSCFSKLDDLHNFQKMCVDSVQKFNDMVASNCFDYNTPSMNCVNVLNVATHDTDIAEEEYDCNFDPCLNTKIEIVESEDHLLDNSENEDKEFQVEDKSSSIHSDGDVDDGNVDFEVSSSESEQDMVLSQLRNSAISKAKQKAEKSTHKDETDDSSGDDNDKGSTKVKRISVPERYRHTLIECHVCNQKFKEAFRYEEHMKHHNDLLPFQCEVETCKKSFTTNGGLRLHMEHAHPELVKAYPCTVEGCDRTFTRTHKLTNHLKNVHSIVKPKIKEFPCPECDKVFQCPTALKKHMYKHTGEEFPNACEHCGKRFFIQAELRDHLLRHAGIKNYECPHCGIGKYTQSELNKHVAIHNRVKQFHCSQCNHSSYSKHALNNHVKVVHLKIKKHVCQQCGKTFGKPYSLRAHQARHTNEKAYVCNICGISYAAKKSLVRHLQTHENSETTEEEPTTTIEDQQLTPLADDNKPKLMISPQPQSSNKLQHVDVPQLTGAVGSPVSFLSIGATKIGDKFICPGCGRGFNHKSNMKIHYRNIHEKVKDQACRFCPKRFAVVQTLRNHELIHTGEKPFDCNICGKAFRQKLNLQTHLKTHNKPPKAPKKENTNVSPNFEENKVPAADIATSSATMDGEEMIENDIKIKIENEA, from the coding sequence ATGGATGAAGGGAGAGCATACTACATACACACGTTATGTCGCATCTGCCTGAACCACCTAGAAAATGATGCCGCCTATGGACTATTCCTGGTGTCAGGCTTGGCCAAGAAACTGTGTGTATGCACCTCTCTGTCAGTGGAACTGGACGATGGTTTCCCAGAAAACATTTGCACCAGTTGTTTCAGCAAACTTGACGACTTGCACAACTTTCAAAAGATGTGCGTGGACTCAGTGCAGAAGTTCAACGATATGGTGGCCAGCAACTGCTTTGATTATAATACGCCCTCCATGAATTGCGTTAATGTACTCAATGTTGCAACGCATGATACAGATATAGCCGAGGAGGAATACGACTGCAACTTTGATCCATGTTTAAATACCAAAATAGAAATAGTTGAGAGTGAGGACCATTTATTAGACAATTCTGAGAATGAAGACAAAGAATTTCAGGTCGAGGATAAAAGTTCTTCTATTCATAGCGATGGTGACGTTGATGATGGAAATGTGGATTTTGAAGTGAGCAGCAGTGAATCCGAGCAAGACATGGTCCTATCACAATTGCGCAACAGTGCTATTtccaaagcaaaacaaaaggcagaAAAGAGTACTCATAAAGACGAAACAGATGATTCTTCAGGTGATGACAATGATAAGGGAAGCACAAAAGTAAAACGCATCTCGGTACCTGAACGCTATCGACATACACTAATCGAATGTCACGTTTGCAATCAGAAGTTTAAGGAGGCATTTCGCTATGAAGAGCATATGAAACACCATAACGATTTGCTACCATTCCAGTGCGAGGTGGAGACCTGTAAAAAGAGCTTCACAACAAATGGTGGGTTACGACTGCATATGGAACACGCTCATCCTGAACTCGTCAAGGCGTATCCCTGCACAGTTGAAGGCTGCGATAGGACATTTACGCGCACCCACAAGCTAACGAACCACCTAAAGAATGTGCACAGCATAGTAAAACCGAAGATAAAAGAATTTCCGTGTCCAGAATGTGACAAGGTGTTTCAGTGCCCAACGGCACTTAAGAAGCATATGTATAAGCACACAGGAGAGGAGTTTCCCAATGCCTGCGAGCACTGTGGCAAACGTTTCTTTATTCAAGCCGAGTTGCGCGATCATCTACTGCGCCATGCTGGTATCAAGAATTACGAATGCCCGCATTGTGGCATCGGAAAATACACTCAGTCTGAATTAAACAAACATGTGGCAATTCACAATAGAGTAAAACAGTTTCACTGCAGCCAGTGCAATCATTCGTCTTACAGCAAGCATGCGCTAAATAACCATGTTAAAGTGGTGCATCTAAAGATTAAAAAGCACGTCTGTCAGCAGTGTGGAAAAACATTTGGCAAGCCATATAGCTTAAGAGCCCATCAAGCGCGACACACAAACGAGAAAGCTTACGTTTGTAATATTTGTGGTATTTCCTATGCCGCTAAGAAAAGCTTAGTTCGACATTTACAAACTCACGAGAATTCCGAGACAACGGAGGAGGAGCCCACAACAACTATTGAAGATCAGCAATTAACACCACTGGCAGACGACAATAAACCAAAACTTATGATATCTCCTCAGCCTCAAAGTTCAAACAAACTCCAACATGTGGATGTGCCACAGCTAACTGGCGCCGTTGGTAGTCCAGTTTCATTTCTATCTATAGGAGCCACAAAAATAGGTGATAAATTCATATGCCCTGGCTGTGGCAGAGGCTTTAATCACAAGAGCAATATGAAAATCCATTACAGGAACATACACGAAAAGGTCAAAGATCAAGCTTGTCGCTTTTGTCCAAAGCGATTTGCCGTTGTGCAGACGCTGCGCAACCATGAATTAATCCACACAGGCGAGAAGCCATTTGATTGCAACATATGTGGAAAGGCGTTTCGTCAGAAGCTGAACTTGCAGACCCATTTAAAAACGCACAATAAGCCACCAAAAGCACCAAAGAAGGAAAATACAAATGTGTCACCAAATTTTGAGGAAAACAAGGTACCGGCGGCTGATATTGCGACCTCCTCAGCTACAATGGATGGTGAAGAAATGATTGAAAACgacataaaaatcaaaatagagAACGAGGCTTAA